One Oncorhynchus keta strain PuntledgeMale-10-30-2019 chromosome 11, Oket_V2, whole genome shotgun sequence DNA window includes the following coding sequences:
- the LOC118389936 gene encoding creatine kinase M-type: MPFGNTHNNFKLNFKVEEEYPDLTKHNNHMAKVLTKDMYAKLRDKQTPSGFTLDDVIQTGVDNPGHPFIMTVGCVAGDEESYEIFKDLLDPIISDRHSGYKPTDKHKTDLNFENLKGGDDLDPNYVLSSRVRTGRSIKGYTLPPHNSRGERRAVEKLSVEALNTLDGEFKGKYYPLNKMTDAEQEQLIADHFLFDKPVSPLLLGAGMARDWPDARGIWHNDAKSFLVWVNEEDHLRVISMEKGGNMKEVFRRFCVGLKRIEETFKKHNHGFMWNEHLGYVLTCPSNLGTGLRGGVHVKLPKLSTHAKFEEILTRLRLQKRGTGGVDTASVGGVFDISNADRLGSSEVAQVQMVVDGVKLMVEMEKKLEKGEAIDGMIPAQK; this comes from the exons ATGCCTTTCGGTAACACCCACAACAACTTCAAACTCAACTTCAAAGTTGAGGAGGAGTACCCTGACCTCACCAAGCACAACAACCACATGGCCAAGGTGCTGACCAAGGACATGTACGCCAAGCTGAGGGACAAGCAGACCCCCTCTGGCTTCACCTTGGATGACGTCATCCAGACTGGTGTCGACAACCCCG gtCACCCCTTCATCATGACCGTTGGCTGCGTGGCTGGTGATGAGGAGTCCTACGAGATCTTCAAGGATCTGTTGGACCCCATCATCTCAGACCGTCATAGTGGATACAAGCCCACAGACAAGCACAAGACCGACCTGAACTTTGAGAACCTGAAG GGAGGTGATGACCTGGACCCCAACTACGTCCTGTCCAGCCGTGTGCGTACTGGCCGCAGCATCAAGGGATACACCCTGCCCCCCCACAACAGCCGTGGCGAGCGCAGAGCAGTGGAGAAACTGTCCGTCGAGG CTCTCAACACCCTGGACGGTGAATTCAAGGGAAAGTACTACCCCCTGAATAAGATGACCGATGCCGAGCAGGAGCAGCTTATCGCTGACCATTTCTTGTTTGACAAGCCCGTCTCCCCCCTGCTGCTGGGTGCTGGTATGGCCCGTGACTGGCCCGATGCAAGAGGAATCTG GCATAACGATGCCAAGAGCTTCTTGGTCTGGGTGAATGAGGAAGATCACCTGCGTGTCATCTCCATGGAGAAGGGCGGCAACATGAAGGAGGTCTTCAGACGCTTCTGCGTTGGTCTGAAAAGG ATTGAGGAGACTTTCAAGAAGCACAACCACGGCTTCATGTGGAACGAGCATCTTGGCTACGTGCTGACCTGCCCCTCCAACTTGGGAACTGGTCTGCGTGGTGGCGTGCACGTCAAGCTGCCCAAGCTGAGCACACACGCCAAGTTTGAGGAGATCCTGACCAGGCTGCGTCTGCAGAAGCGTggcacag GTGGCGTGGACACCGCCTCCGTGGGTGGAGTGTTCGACATCTCCAACGCTGACCGTCTGGGATCTTCTGAGGTAGCTCAGGTCCAGATGGTGGTGGATGGTGTCAAGCTCATGGTGGAAATGGAGAAGAAGCTGGAGAAGGGAGAGGCCATCGACGGCATGATCCCCGCCCAGAAGTAA